The following proteins come from a genomic window of Chryseobacterium glaciei:
- a CDS encoding DUF3822 family protein, which produces MNVLNLLFTKDGLIYQIAKNKSILEEKSYFVTEETPENFIADQLDDILIKQRFDEIHVISSLNHFTLMPEGFSEHDAGFELIAFNAPVDKENEELMLSVNKKFKVQFYYTFPKTFYKKIKELAIPVHFNFSGEKFLNSINNKNNKEIHINLYHNQCEFFAIDNKKIILYNNLDVNSEVDFLYFVMFTLSKIGFGINETSFFAYGETTENETFISELQKFVKNLKIVFDNIPNKNFILV; this is translated from the coding sequence ATGAACGTACTTAATTTACTTTTTACCAAAGACGGATTGATCTACCAAATAGCTAAGAATAAAAGCATTTTGGAGGAAAAATCTTATTTCGTGACAGAGGAAACTCCGGAAAATTTCATTGCTGATCAACTGGATGATATTCTCATAAAACAAAGATTTGACGAAATTCATGTAATCTCGTCACTGAACCATTTTACCCTAATGCCTGAAGGATTTTCAGAGCATGATGCAGGCTTTGAGCTGATTGCTTTCAACGCTCCTGTAGACAAGGAAAACGAAGAACTGATGCTTTCTGTGAATAAAAAATTCAAGGTTCAGTTTTATTATACTTTTCCGAAAACTTTTTACAAGAAAATAAAAGAATTGGCGATTCCGGTTCATTTTAATTTTTCAGGAGAGAAATTTTTAAATTCGATCAACAATAAAAATAATAAAGAAATTCACATCAATTTATATCATAATCAGTGTGAGTTTTTTGCCATTGACAATAAAAAAATCATCTTATACAATAATCTGGATGTAAATTCGGAAGTAGATTTTCTTTATTTTGTAATGTTTACTTTAAGCAAAATCGGTTTTGGAATCAATGAAACCAGCTTTTTTGCTTACGGAGAAACCACTGAGAATGAAACCTTTATTTCAGAATTACAGAAATTTGTAAAGAATCTGAAAATTGTATTTGATAATATTCCTAATAAGAATTTTATACTTGTATAG
- a CDS encoding SixA phosphatase family protein, producing MKKLILVRHAKSDWPEDTEDFDRPLADKGLEDAMNMSRFLKSNKVSIDYLVSSPAVRALNTCKIFNQAYQIKIMTDEKLYNPSERNFESVIYDLNNDHDSVAIFSHNNGISNFANSISDDIFHFPTCGVAGFEIDCNSWSEFDGANKKLLFFYEPGKI from the coding sequence ATGAAGAAACTCATCCTTGTAAGACATGCAAAAAGCGACTGGCCTGAAGACACAGAGGATTTCGACAGACCTCTGGCAGACAAAGGGTTAGAGGATGCTATGAATATGTCCAGATTTTTAAAATCAAATAAAGTTTCGATCGATTATCTGGTATCGAGCCCGGCGGTTCGTGCTTTGAATACGTGCAAAATTTTCAATCAAGCTTATCAGATCAAAATTATGACTGATGAAAAACTGTATAATCCATCGGAAAGAAATTTTGAATCTGTAATTTATGACTTGAATAACGATCATGATTCCGTAGCAATTTTCTCACATAATAATGGGATTTCTAACTTTGCGAATTCCATTTCTGACGATATTTTTCATTTTCCGACTTGCGGTGTTGCAGGTTTTGAAATCGACTGCAATTCGTGGTCAGAATTCGATGGCGCGAATAAGAAATTATTATTTTTTTATGAACCTGGGAAAATTTAA
- a CDS encoding serine hydrolase, with translation MKHNFSLFFIFLSLMSFAQVEEKKLDELIQNTLKTFDVPGMSVGVIKDGKLIYSKGFGVRSLTTKQPMDDNTLVGIASNSKGFTCTALAILADEGKLSWDDKVSKYIPEFQMYDPYVSQNVTIKDLVTHRAGLGLGQGDLMFFPEGGNLTVNDIVHNVRYLQPENPFRTTLDYNNIMFIVAGEVIHRVSGLSWADFIEQRIMKPIGMTSSVGSYNRAKAVTNKIDAHAPVDGKAIAVPHDWNETANAAGGIMSNIKDMTTWAEFLLNNFTTKDGKKLVSDKNVQQLWSLQIPDKIAPKNPYDTSFYGYGMGWFLSDVKGHKQVQHTGGLIGTVTQFTLIPDLKLGIVVLTNQQSGAAFNTITNTVKDSYLGVADRNWLKTYGERMAKNEAVYEKQKKEAFAKSESFKKDKNLQPKAEQFVGSYNDVWFGDVEISQQGNNYRISCKNSPRLKGELLPYSNNSFIIKWDDRSYDADSYIIFNYDENGKAQSAKLKPISDVTDFSFDFEDLDLKRK, from the coding sequence ATGAAGCATAACTTTTCTTTGTTCTTTATTTTTCTTTCTCTGATGTCTTTTGCGCAGGTTGAAGAAAAAAAACTGGACGAATTGATCCAGAATACCTTAAAAACCTTTGATGTTCCCGGAATGTCTGTCGGAGTTATTAAAGATGGTAAACTAATCTATTCAAAAGGGTTTGGGGTACGTTCTTTAACAACAAAACAGCCAATGGACGACAATACTTTGGTGGGAATTGCTTCCAATTCAAAAGGTTTTACGTGTACAGCATTAGCGATTTTGGCGGATGAAGGGAAACTGAGCTGGGACGATAAAGTTTCAAAATATATCCCAGAATTTCAAATGTATGATCCTTATGTTTCTCAAAATGTTACAATTAAGGATTTAGTGACGCACAGAGCTGGATTAGGGTTGGGGCAAGGTGATTTGATGTTTTTTCCTGAAGGCGGAAATTTAACGGTGAATGACATTGTTCATAACGTAAGATATCTTCAACCTGAAAACCCTTTCAGAACGACTTTAGATTATAATAATATCATGTTTATCGTTGCCGGAGAAGTGATTCACCGAGTTTCAGGATTAAGCTGGGCAGATTTTATCGAACAGAGAATTATGAAACCTATTGGCATGACTTCAAGTGTTGGAAGTTATAACAGAGCAAAAGCCGTAACCAATAAAATTGATGCTCACGCTCCTGTAGACGGAAAAGCGATCGCAGTTCCTCACGACTGGAACGAAACAGCCAACGCTGCAGGTGGAATTATGAGCAACATTAAGGACATGACGACTTGGGCAGAATTTTTATTAAATAATTTCACTACAAAAGACGGGAAAAAATTAGTTTCAGATAAAAATGTTCAACAGCTTTGGAGTTTACAGATTCCGGATAAAATAGCTCCGAAAAATCCTTATGATACAAGCTTTTACGGTTACGGAATGGGTTGGTTTTTAAGCGATGTTAAAGGTCATAAGCAAGTTCAACATACAGGTGGATTGATTGGAACGGTAACTCAATTTACTTTAATTCCAGATCTGAAACTAGGAATTGTAGTCTTGACTAATCAACAGTCTGGAGCGGCTTTCAATACAATAACCAATACGGTAAAAGATTCTTATTTAGGTGTTGCAGACCGAAATTGGCTTAAAACTTACGGTGAAAGAATGGCAAAAAATGAAGCCGTTTATGAAAAACAAAAGAAAGAAGCTTTTGCAAAATCTGAGTCATTTAAAAAAGATAAAAATCTTCAACCAAAAGCAGAGCAGTTTGTAGGAAGCTATAATGATGTTTGGTTTGGAGATGTAGAAATTTCTCAGCAAGGAAATAATTATAGAATTTCATGCAAAAATTCTCCTAGATTAAAAGGTGAACTGCTTCCATATTCAAATAATTCTTTTATTATAAAATGGGATGACAGAAGCTATGACGCTGATTCTTACATTATTTTTAATTATGATGAAAACGGAAAAGCGCAGTCTGCAAAGTTGAAACCTATTTCGGACGTTACCGATTTCAGCTTCGATTTTGAGGATCTGGATTTGAAGAGAAAATAA
- a CDS encoding metallophosphoesterase family protein — protein MTKILLLSDSHSYIDDRILEYARQADEIWHCGDFGSFEIIEELEKIKPLKGVYGNIDNAKIRSEFPEVNRFFCENLEVLMIHIGGYPGKYTPLAKEEIAEKAPKLFISGHSHILKAMYDKKNNLLHLNPGACGKQGWHKMRTMMRFVVDGEEIKDLEVIELGSKT, from the coding sequence ATGACCAAGATTCTCCTCCTTTCCGACTCTCATTCCTACATTGATGACCGAATTTTAGAATATGCCCGACAAGCTGACGAAATTTGGCATTGCGGGGATTTTGGCAGTTTCGAAATCATTGAAGAACTTGAAAAAATTAAACCTTTAAAAGGCGTTTACGGAAATATTGACAATGCTAAAATCCGTTCTGAATTTCCTGAAGTAAACCGATTTTTTTGTGAAAATCTGGAAGTTTTAATGATCCATATCGGAGGTTATCCCGGAAAGTATACACCTTTAGCTAAAGAAGAAATTGCAGAAAAAGCTCCGAAATTATTTATTTCAGGGCATTCTCATATCTTAAAGGCGATGTATGACAAAAAAAATAATCTTCTTCACCTTAATCCCGGAGCTTGTGGAAAACAAGGCTGGCATAAAATGAGAACAATGATGCGTTTTGTGGTCGATGGTGAAGAAATAAAAGATTTGGAGGTTATTGAATTGGGATCAAAAACTTGA
- a CDS encoding metallophosphoesterase, whose protein sequence is MKNHLKKIPIILRLLLFTGLVYSCATYNVKKGKNLFEVKNSDIKSENDFKIFLIGDAGNADEIQAQNTLNLLKNKLDSADEKSMLIFLGDNIYPSGMPKESDKDYVLAKQKLENQLAITKNFKGKTLVIPGNHDWYHGLDGLQAQEDFVKSYLNDKKSFLPKNSCPIDDINLTKDIKLIVIDTEWALVNWDKYPGINKNCNIKTREDLFDEFKDLVNKNQDKRIIVALHHPIISSGTHAGYTSPKSHLFPLKSKVPVPGVASLVNVLRSSSGASLEDINNQHYADLANRLKSIVQEKENVIFVSGHDHNLQYHEQRNIRQIISGAGSKTDPATIAEKSDFSYGGNGFAVLNMRKDQSSDVEFFSTKDNKFKKLSHISVVSKPDVFVNNYPTSFPASVSSTIYPKKLTEKGKFYTWLWGTHYRNYYGMPIEAQTANISELDGGYTPFREGGGNQSNSLRLKAKDGQEFVMRGVKKSAVRFLNNMAFKKSTFGNELNNTFPEKFLLDFYTTNHPFTPFSVGNMADKINIFHSNPRLFYIPKQQGLGEFNINYGDEMYMIEERFSSDPKTLQSLDNAKDILSTDDVLKNFTKNYKYSVDQESYIRARIFDMLIGDWDRHSDQWKWAEYSDGDKVIYKPIARDRDQAFSKYDGAAFKIIMNVPAIRHMKTFKDDIKNVKWMNMEPYPLDLVFLKGSTEEDWIAQAKYIQEHLTDKDIDEAFNNIPKEVKDKTIADIQRKLKLRKTKLQDYATRYFDVLQEKVPLAGTVNPDKFVITKTGNSVEVKQYKLDKNKENPELVFEKTYSDSKTKELWIYGLEDDDIYEVSGDGRPKINIRLIGGYNHDVYNVANGSKVKIYDFKSQKNTYTGSGTKHISDDYDVNTYNYKHPKYNFVAGYPNADYNPDDGLIIGVLANYTVNNFIRDPYTQKHSLKANFYTATGGFNLVYKGIFKKAISDWDFNLDASFTTPRFSENFFGLSNENEYDKENVEREYNRARISKINFAPSISKKSWMNLENKFQLTFENNKVQSNNDRFVDQSPDVRPEVFTSQQFAGANYTFSFKNLDNNAFPTLGLEFVVNADWKTNLSNFDKNFLTLTGTLAIDHRLDKRGIFVFANSSNVMWINNNNFEFYQAAAIGGSNGMRAFRNDRFSGRSYFTNNSEIRWDFGRIRNTIIPANMGVLVGYDIGRVWNDNEYSNKWHQSAGVGFWISVVEMFSARLNYFYGSDGGRISGGVGMTF, encoded by the coding sequence TTGAAAAATCATCTAAAAAAAATTCCGATTATCCTCAGACTATTATTGTTCACAGGACTTGTTTATTCCTGCGCAACATATAACGTAAAAAAAGGTAAAAACTTATTTGAAGTTAAAAATTCTGATATAAAATCTGAAAATGACTTTAAAATATTCTTAATCGGTGACGCAGGAAATGCAGACGAAATTCAGGCTCAGAATACGTTGAATCTGCTTAAAAATAAATTAGACTCTGCAGATGAAAAATCAATGTTGATTTTCCTAGGTGATAATATTTACCCTTCAGGAATGCCGAAAGAATCTGATAAAGATTATGTTCTTGCAAAACAAAAGCTGGAAAATCAGCTTGCAATCACGAAAAACTTCAAAGGAAAAACATTAGTTATCCCCGGAAATCACGATTGGTATCATGGTCTGGACGGATTACAAGCTCAGGAAGATTTCGTTAAATCATATTTAAATGATAAGAAATCTTTTTTACCCAAAAACTCCTGCCCGATTGATGATATCAACCTTACTAAAGATATTAAACTAATTGTAATTGATACAGAATGGGCGTTGGTCAATTGGGACAAATATCCGGGAATCAATAAAAATTGCAACATCAAAACCCGCGAAGATCTTTTCGATGAATTTAAAGATTTAGTTAATAAAAATCAGGACAAGAGAATAATTGTTGCGCTTCATCATCCAATCATCAGCAGCGGAACTCATGCAGGCTATACTTCTCCAAAATCTCATCTTTTTCCTTTAAAAAGTAAAGTTCCGGTTCCTGGAGTGGCAAGTTTGGTTAATGTGTTGAGAAGTTCTTCAGGCGCAAGTTTAGAAGATATTAATAATCAACATTATGCAGATCTTGCAAATAGATTGAAAAGCATTGTTCAGGAAAAAGAAAATGTGATCTTTGTTTCAGGACACGATCATAATTTACAATATCACGAGCAGAGAAATATCCGACAAATCATCAGCGGAGCCGGTTCAAAGACCGATCCTGCAACGATTGCTGAAAAAAGTGATTTTTCATATGGAGGAAATGGTTTTGCTGTTTTAAATATGAGAAAAGATCAAAGTTCTGATGTAGAATTTTTTTCAACAAAAGATAATAAATTTAAAAAGCTTAGTCATATTTCGGTTGTTTCAAAACCAGATGTGTTTGTAAACAATTATCCTACTTCTTTTCCGGCTTCCGTTTCATCTACAATTTATCCTAAAAAATTAACCGAAAAAGGAAAATTTTACACTTGGCTTTGGGGCACGCATTACAGAAATTATTACGGAATGCCCATTGAAGCTCAAACAGCCAATATTTCTGAACTGGATGGAGGTTATACTCCTTTTAGAGAAGGCGGAGGAAATCAATCCAACAGTTTGAGATTAAAAGCTAAAGACGGACAGGAATTCGTTATGAGAGGTGTTAAGAAAAGTGCCGTTCGTTTCCTGAACAATATGGCTTTTAAGAAAAGTACTTTCGGAAATGAATTAAACAATACTTTCCCAGAGAAATTCTTACTGGATTTTTATACTACCAATCATCCTTTTACACCATTTTCTGTTGGAAATATGGCTGATAAGATTAATATTTTTCATAGCAACCCGAGATTATTTTATATTCCCAAGCAACAAGGTTTAGGTGAATTCAATATAAATTACGGAGATGAAATGTATATGATTGAAGAACGTTTTTCATCAGATCCAAAAACTTTACAGTCTCTTGACAACGCAAAAGATATTCTTTCTACAGATGATGTTTTGAAAAATTTCACGAAAAATTATAAATATTCGGTAGATCAGGAATCTTACATCAGAGCAAGAATTTTTGACATGCTGATCGGCGATTGGGACAGGCATTCAGACCAATGGAAATGGGCAGAATATTCGGATGGCGACAAAGTGATTTACAAACCGATTGCGAGAGACAGAGATCAGGCTTTCAGTAAATATGACGGAGCGGCTTTTAAGATCATTATGAATGTTCCTGCAATTCGTCACATGAAAACATTTAAAGATGATATTAAAAATGTAAAATGGATGAATATGGAGCCTTATCCGCTAGACTTGGTCTTTTTAAAAGGTTCTACTGAGGAAGACTGGATCGCGCAGGCAAAATACATTCAGGAACATCTGACTGATAAAGATATTGATGAAGCTTTTAATAATATTCCGAAAGAAGTAAAAGATAAAACGATTGCTGATATTCAACGAAAATTAAAATTAAGAAAAACCAAATTACAGGATTACGCAACCAGATATTTTGATGTTTTACAGGAAAAAGTTCCGTTAGCAGGAACCGTGAATCCCGATAAATTTGTGATCACAAAAACTGGAAATTCTGTTGAAGTAAAGCAATATAAATTAGATAAAAACAAAGAAAATCCCGAGCTGGTATTTGAAAAAACTTACAGTGATTCTAAAACAAAAGAACTTTGGATTTACGGTTTGGAAGATGATGATATTTATGAAGTTTCCGGAGACGGAAGACCAAAAATAAATATTAGACTGATCGGAGGTTACAATCATGATGTTTACAATGTGGCCAACGGAAGTAAAGTGAAAATCTATGATTTTAAATCTCAGAAAAACACTTATACAGGCTCAGGAACAAAGCATATTTCTGATGATTATGATGTTAACACCTACAATTATAAACACCCGAAATATAATTTCGTAGCTGGTTATCCGAATGCTGATTACAACCCTGATGACGGCTTAATCATCGGTGTTTTGGCAAATTATACAGTCAATAATTTCATCCGCGATCCTTATACTCAAAAACATAGTTTAAAAGCTAATTTTTATACTGCAACGGGTGGATTTAATTTAGTTTATAAAGGAATTTTCAAGAAAGCAATTTCTGATTGGGATTTTAATTTGGATGCTTCATTTACGACTCCAAGATTTTCAGAAAACTTCTTCGGTTTGTCTAATGAAAATGAATATGACAAAGAAAATGTAGAAAGAGAATACAACAGAGCGAGAATTTCAAAAATAAATTTTGCGCCGTCTATTTCTAAGAAAAGCTGGATGAATCTTGAAAATAAATTTCAGCTTACTTTTGAGAATAATAAAGTGCAGAGCAATAATGACCGTTTTGTAGACCAATCGCCTGATGTAAGACCTGAAGTTTTTACAAGTCAGCAATTTGCGGGGGCAAACTATACTTTTAGTTTTAAAAATTTAGATAATAATGCTTTCCCGACCCTAGGTCTAGAATTCGTTGTGAACGCTGATTGGAAAACCAATCTTTCAAATTTCGATAAAAACTTTTTAACCCTAACAGGAACTTTAGCAATCGATCACAGGCTTGATAAAAGAGGAATTTTCGTCTTTGCCAATTCGAGTAACGTAATGTGGATCAACAATAATAATTTTGAATTTTACCAAGCTGCAGCCATCGGGGGAAGTAATGGAATGAGAGCTTTCAGAAACGACAGATTCTCAGGAAGATCTTATTTTACTAACAATTCAGAGATTCGTTGGGATTTCGGTAGAATAAGAAATACGATTATCCCTGCAAACATGGGAGTTTTGGTTGGTTACGACATCGGAAGGGTTTGGAATGATAATGAATATTCTAACAAATGGCATCAATCTGCCGGAGTTGGATTCTGGATCAGCGTTGTAGAAATGTTCTCCGCAAGGTTGAATTATTTCTATGGTTCGGATGGCGGAAGAATTTCCGGAGGTGTGGGAATGACGTTTTAA
- the def gene encoding peptide deformylase yields the protein MILPIRAFGDPVLRKVGKDIDKNYPELQELIDNMFDTMNSANGIGLAAPQIGLDIRLFIIDVSPLADDDDYEDIKDELVNFKKVFINAKILEESGEEWKFNEGCLSIPDVREDVKRKSNILIEYYDENFVKHTETFSDIRARVIQHEYDHIEGTLFTDHLSSLKKKLVKGKLTKISQGDVSISYKMRFPK from the coding sequence ATGATTTTACCGATAAGAGCCTTTGGGGATCCTGTTTTGAGAAAAGTAGGCAAAGATATAGACAAGAATTATCCCGAATTACAAGAATTGATAGACAACATGTTTGACACGATGAACAGTGCAAATGGCATAGGATTGGCAGCACCGCAAATTGGTCTGGATATCCGTTTATTTATCATAGATGTTTCTCCATTAGCAGATGATGATGATTATGAGGATATTAAGGATGAATTGGTAAACTTTAAGAAAGTTTTCATCAATGCCAAAATTCTTGAAGAATCCGGAGAAGAATGGAAATTTAATGAAGGATGTCTTTCTATTCCGGACGTAAGAGAGGACGTTAAGAGAAAAAGTAATATCCTTATAGAATATTATGACGAAAATTTCGTTAAGCATACGGAAACTTTTTCCGATATTAGAGCCCGCGTAATTCAACATGAATATGATCATATTGAAGGAACGCTGTTTACCGACCATTTAAGCTCTTTGAAGAAGAAATTGGTAAAAGGTAAATTAACAAAGATTTCTCAGGGTGATGTAAGTATCAGCTATAAAATGAGATTTCCAAAATAG
- the ruvX gene encoding Holliday junction resolvase RuvX, with amino-acid sequence MGQILAIDYGKARCGIAATDDMQIIASGLDTVQTPVLMEFLKKYFTENRVDDIVVGLPTDLKGNISEIETDILKFIENFKKEFSDIPVHRLDERFTSKMASFFISQSGKSKKQRQEKGLIDKVSATIILQNFLEQRTR; translated from the coding sequence ATGGGACAGATCCTTGCAATAGACTATGGAAAGGCTCGCTGCGGTATTGCGGCGACAGATGACATGCAGATCATTGCGAGTGGTCTAGACACTGTACAAACTCCAGTTTTAATGGAATTTTTAAAAAAATATTTCACTGAAAACAGAGTAGATGACATCGTTGTAGGGCTTCCTACAGATTTGAAAGGAAATATTTCCGAGATAGAAACTGATATTCTAAAATTTATAGAAAATTTTAAAAAAGAATTTTCAGATATACCCGTTCATCGTTTAGATGAAAGATTTACGTCCAAAATGGCTTCGTTTTTTATTTCTCAAAGTGGGAAAAGCAAAAAACAGAGACAGGAAAAAGGATTAATAGATAAAGTAAGTGCAACCATCATATTGCAGAATTTTTTAGAACAAAGAACAAGATGA
- a CDS encoding archaemetzincin translates to MNLGKFNFIFKTFFLSILIFFFSCEKKEKTYFETISLNDVRLSAPQQGEWRYDRNEKFQTFGDFQKMEKIKPEAGKNTIYLQPIGEFNDLQKKEIQLTQEYLKIYFQLETKVLPTLSNTIFPKSVRRIFKNGQEQILAGYVLDSILIKRKPKDAVVFMGITERDLFPKAEWNYVFGMASYQDGVGVTSMYRFADGNLTELNFIKSLERLMKISSHEIGHMFGISHCLNANCVMNGTNHLPETDSHFARACSLCQQKLNSSIKYDNKKRLLELKTFFEKQHLKSELTRTEQDLKLLK, encoded by the coding sequence ATGAACCTGGGAAAATTTAATTTCATTTTTAAAACCTTTTTCTTATCAATCTTAATATTCTTTTTTTCGTGTGAAAAGAAGGAAAAGACTTATTTTGAAACCATTTCATTAAATGATGTGAGGCTTTCTGCTCCACAACAAGGTGAATGGAGATATGATCGAAATGAAAAATTTCAAACTTTTGGTGATTTTCAGAAAATGGAAAAAATTAAACCAGAAGCTGGAAAAAATACTATTTATTTACAACCGATTGGAGAATTCAACGATTTACAGAAGAAAGAGATTCAACTTACTCAAGAATATCTAAAAATTTATTTTCAGCTTGAAACCAAAGTTTTACCCACCTTATCTAATACTATTTTTCCAAAATCTGTAAGAAGAATATTTAAAAATGGACAAGAACAAATTCTCGCAGGATATGTTTTGGATAGTATTTTAATTAAAAGAAAACCAAAAGATGCAGTTGTATTCATGGGAATAACAGAAAGAGACCTTTTTCCGAAAGCTGAATGGAACTATGTTTTTGGAATGGCATCCTATCAAGATGGCGTTGGCGTTACTTCAATGTACCGATTTGCTGATGGAAATTTAACTGAATTAAATTTTATTAAAAGTCTCGAAAGGCTTATGAAAATCAGTTCCCATGAAATCGGGCATATGTTTGGAATCAGCCATTGTCTGAATGCCAATTGTGTCATGAATGGAACAAATCATCTTCCTGAAACCGATTCTCATTTCGCGAGAGCCTGTTCGCTTTGCCAGCAAAAACTGAATTCAAGTATTAAATATGATAATAAGAAACGATTGCTTGAATTAAAAACATTCTTTGAAAAACAGCACTTAAAATCTGAACTGACAAGAACTGAACAGGATTTGAAATTGTTAAAATAA
- the mazG gene encoding nucleoside triphosphate pyrophosphohydrolase, giving the protein MNTKQEKLEAFGRLLDIMDDLREKCPWDQKQTLESLRHLTLEETYELSDAILQGDLQEIKKELGDVLLHLVFYSKIGSEKESFDIADVINSLNEKLIFRHPHIYGDVEVKDEEEVKQNWEKLKLKEGNKSILGGVPKSLPSLVKAYRIQDKVKGIGFEFHDAEDAWKKVDEEIQEFHAETDLNKKELELGDVFFSLINYARISGINPDSALERTNLKFISRFQKMETIALEKNVKLEDMSLEDMDVLWEEAKLLNKN; this is encoded by the coding sequence ATGAATACCAAACAGGAAAAACTAGAAGCCTTCGGAAGATTATTAGATATTATGGATGATCTGCGCGAAAAATGTCCGTGGGATCAGAAACAAACGTTAGAATCTCTTCGTCATTTGACTTTGGAAGAAACTTATGAGCTTTCGGATGCCATTTTGCAGGGCGATTTGCAGGAGATAAAGAAAGAATTGGGTGATGTGCTGCTTCATCTTGTTTTCTATTCGAAAATAGGGTCTGAAAAAGAAAGTTTCGATATTGCTGATGTGATTAATTCTTTAAATGAAAAATTAATTTTCCGTCACCCTCATATTTACGGTGATGTAGAAGTGAAAGATGAAGAAGAAGTAAAACAGAATTGGGAAAAATTAAAATTAAAAGAAGGAAATAAGTCTATTCTTGGCGGGGTTCCGAAAAGTCTACCGAGCTTGGTAAAAGCGTACAGAATTCAGGACAAGGTAAAAGGAATCGGTTTTGAATTTCATGATGCCGAAGATGCATGGAAAAAAGTAGATGAAGAAATTCAGGAATTTCATGCTGAAACTGATTTGAATAAAAAAGAATTAGAATTGGGCGATGTATTTTTCTCACTAATCAATTATGCGCGAATTTCGGGAATTAATCCGGATTCAGCGTTGGAAAGGACCAATCTGAAATTTATCTCAAGATTTCAAAAAATGGAAACTATTGCTTTAGAGAAAAATGTAAAGCTTGAAGATATGTCTCTGGAAGATATGGACGTTCTGTGGGAAGAAGCTAAACTATTAAATAAAAACTAA
- a CDS encoding DUF5606 domain-containing protein has product MLLEKIISISGKPGLYKLVSQLRNGFIIEDVTTKKKVSIGNSSQVSLLDNIAMFTFDKEVPLFEVFENIAKNQDYKETISHKSTDAELKDFMGVSLPNYDTERVYASDIKKLAQWYNILHKAGYITPESFVKAEPETLDPVTGEVTLTDKEAPKKAAPKADKPAAPKAKASSGAKAATKSTHRKMG; this is encoded by the coding sequence ATGCTGTTAGAAAAAATAATTTCAATCTCTGGAAAACCAGGACTTTACAAATTAGTTTCTCAATTAAGAAACGGTTTTATTATTGAAGATGTTACTACAAAAAAGAAAGTAAGCATTGGAAACTCTAGTCAAGTAAGTTTGCTTGATAATATTGCGATGTTTACATTTGATAAGGAAGTTCCTTTGTTTGAAGTATTTGAAAATATTGCTAAAAACCAAGATTATAAAGAAACTATTTCTCACAAATCTACTGATGCTGAGTTGAAGGATTTCATGGGAGTATCTCTTCCTAACTACGATACAGAAAGAGTTTATGCTTCTGATATTAAGAAATTGGCTCAATGGTACAACATTTTACACAAAGCGGGATACATTACTCCTGAAAGTTTTGTAAAAGCTGAACCTGAAACTTTAGATCCTGTAACAGGTGAAGTAACTCTAACAGATAAGGAAGCTCCTAAAAAAGCAGCTCCAAAGGCTGATAAACCTGCAGCACCAAAAGCGAAAGCTTCTTCTGGAGCAAAAGCAGCTACAAAAAGTACACACAGAAAAATGGGGTAA
- a CDS encoding Smr/MutS family protein produces MKIGDKVSVVDEDLGGIVTSVHGKTVVFKDEYGFTYQYPQEKLVPKNADLYENIKVVRKPEAKKIISKKHQNNALVLDLHFHNLVKNPNDYDSFERLFIQKEKLLQTITFCRKNNLKRLEIVHGIGDGILQRMVFDVLESQSNLDFYNKDILHHQSGAVMVEFH; encoded by the coding sequence ATGAAGATAGGCGATAAAGTTTCTGTGGTAGACGAAGATTTAGGTGGAATTGTGACTTCCGTTCATGGAAAAACTGTGGTTTTTAAAGATGAATATGGATTCACTTATCAATATCCACAAGAGAAATTAGTTCCGAAAAATGCTGATCTTTATGAAAATATTAAAGTTGTAAGAAAACCCGAAGCCAAGAAAATTATTTCAAAAAAACATCAGAATAATGCTTTGGTTTTAGACTTACATTTTCATAATTTAGTTAAAAATCCTAATGATTATGATAGTTTTGAAAGATTGTTTATTCAAAAGGAAAAGCTATTACAAACCATTACTTTTTGCAGAAAAAATAATTTAAAAAGATTGGAAATCGTTCATGGAATTGGTGATGGCATTCTGCAGAGAATGGTTTTCGATGTTTTGGAAAGCCAAAGTAATCTCGATTTTTACAATAAAGATATACTTCATCATCAATCGGGTGCGGTAATGGTAGAATTTCACTAA